TACATAAAAAGCATGCCGGTAAGCctcaaaagaaggaaggaaggAGGGTGAAATTCCAAAGTCCGGGAAGATGCCAAGAACCGGAATGGCCATGACTTGTAGAATCGCCATAATAGAGGCCACAACAAGAGAGGGTGTCCAAAAAAGACTCAAGAAAGCATGGACAGAACCAAAGAAGCTCCAGCAGCAGTGGAAGGCCAACACATCACAACCACCATCTTCAAGCAAGGTCATGGGGAGACCAAAGAAACCACCAACAAAACTAGTACCGTTGAAAAGAGGCCAAGAGGAAGACCTAGAAAACCGCCCAAGCAAAGAGGAAATAATCCCGCAAAGAACTCGAAGTTCATGCTTCATGTCTCGTCCCCGCAAAGAACTAGTGCACAGCCCATCGCtaaaagaggaagaggaagtgGCACTAGTGCACCATATAAAAGGCCTAGAGTAATGGGAATGGGTGTTTTCCGTGCGTAAAATGGGTTCAAAAAAGTTAACGTGAGTGCCTTAATACGCACAAGtgttcttttatgtgttgtttccattactaagtgttattttatgtgttgtttccATTACTAACTCCTTGGTATAATTTGCGTGAATGTACTGGCATGTCAAGCAACAGGATTGTGTCAACTAGTAAAGCAAAGGTGACCGGATCAAGAAGCACATCGGTGACATTGGCTACAAGCCAAGTGCAAATAGTAAGTCGAAATGGAGAGGCAATGAAGCAATCACAACCAGAAACTACAAGAGATAcaggagaaaatgacaaaaggaGAGGTAAATCAAGCAAACCCAAGCCAAGAAAGCACTCGTTCACATCCAAGCAAACCATGGAAAATATAATTATGATGAAAATGTCCGCAGGTTCTTCAATGTACACATTTATGGATTgacattttagtattttgtcttgttcgtttaatcaaaacaacatattAGTACTTTGTCTTGTTcgtttaatcaaaacaacattttagtattttgtcttgttcgtttaatcaaaacaacacTACAAGACATAGTCGTTTAACGTGTTCCAATTCCATTTCGGCTTGACATAGGAAGTTAAACGTGTACAAATTCAAAGAACGGGCATGAATTTAATATGGTCAACAAAGACGATTAAAGGCACTAAATACGACATGGTCAAGGACCATTAAATGGCACTAAATCCAACATGGTCAAGGACCATTAAatgcatttttttgcacggattgcccttcgtttggggtggtctttaaattttgccactcaaatttgtggtctttaaattttgcccttcatatttgtggtctttaaattttgcccttcatatttgtggtctttaaattttgcaagGCAGGACTaggggagtgtatgccggatccagagatacaatctttaagaaaaagttaaagttatgccggatccaagcataactaaaaatccGCCCCTCAAGGTAAAAGTCGCCCCTccgcagacttttagttaaacataactaaaagtccgccggaggggcatataaaatttaaactttgccttacgaggcaaactttttttttggtcaagtCTATCAACGATTTGCTAATCTACCTTGTATTGCaccaaagtgtgaatttgtatacgggatggacatttggttgtagcataatacttttccatgtaactttggtatatatgcttgaaaaaatacatatatatgcttcaaggcaaagtttgcccataaggcataagtatgcccccatcggcataagtttggtaaatccttaacaagtttatgccgatgggggcatacttttaatgggcaaacttttatgccggatccggcataaacttatgaagaaattatcaaagttatgccggaaccGGCATACTTCTgtcaagtctgcccataaggcataagtatgccgggtccggcataactttgctaattccttcacaactgtatgccgatgggggcatagcgaaGTTACATGGaaccaaatgtccatcccagatacaaattcacactttggcTGGCAATACAATGTAGATTAGCAACTGTTGATAgacttcaaccaaaaaaaaaaaagtttgccttataaggcaaagtttaaattttatatgccTCCggcgacttttagttatgtttaactaaaagtccgccggtgcgtactttgccttgaggggcagatttttagttatCTTaggatccgcataactttaactttttcttaaagattgtatgccggatccgcataCACTCCCCTaccgccttgcgaaattatttttttattttatgcttgagcgggggttcgaacccaaatttcatgtattcgctcatctttccaagcaaagggcaaaatttaaagaccacaaatatgaagggcaaaatttaaagaccacaaatttgagtggcaaaatttaaagaccaccccaaacgaagggcaatccgtgcaaaaaaatgttgaaaCCATCTATataaacaacacacacacacacaacaacctaaactacaacaacaacatcaacgtgCAACCGGTAGCAagcacaacaaacacaacaactagTGCACCAAAGAAATAGagcacaacaaacacaacaacatatAACATCTACATCATACCAAAAGAAGATGCTAGCTTTCTTTGTGAAAAAGTTAACCCGTTCTTACGTGCAAACCGATgattttgtaagtttttttatatttgttattattatttgatttacGTGAAAACCGACGATgtaaactttcttttttgttcattGAAGATACTTCCACATGAACATCATGACATTTTTCCAACGACAACAACGCATGCCGTGTTAAAGTATCAAGATGACACCGTTCACAAGATGACGTTTAATTGGGAAAAAAGCTCGTTTATGCCAAGGGTGGAAGGCATTTATAGATTCAAAAGGTTTGAAAGAGGGAGACACACTAGAGATTTGGGTGTGTAAATGTGAGTGTGGAGATGGCATAGATTTCATGTATTTAAAAAAGAGATAGAGATCATAAATATTGATTAGTAGATCTCTATTATTCAATTGTCTATGTTTAACATGTCCATGTATGCTACTATTTTGATTAAGACAATGATTAATGTTATGTGGatgtgattttgattttaattttaatttcggATAAATACTTCAAAACACCTTAACATCAAACTTCTTCATTCATACATGATAAAATAGATGTATATGTTAGAAAATTTGCCATAACAAAAGgcaaacaaaacataacatagccGAGACACTACCACCACTACCACTATCTATGGcaatttgatttttccattgtttGAATTGCCACTACGGAATACAAAACTtatgaacacaacaacaacacaaacaacaaaacaaaaaatgaaattcctaTGGAACCTACCCCCTTTAGTCTTCCTTGTGTCTTCTTTTTTGGTCCATCAACCTCGACCAAACCCATGTCAACACTAACCGAATTATTATCGTTAGTAGTGATCTCATCCAATTCCATCTTCAAACTCCGATATTGCACCAATTCCTTCTCTAAATCTCTAATTTTGTTAACCAATTTTGGGAGGATAAATTTTGATCTTGGATCAACTTCATCTCTCCGTCCCTCCAAATGAAAAAACTTGCATTTTTGAGCCTGAAAAATAGCAAAACAGAgcataattttacaaatttaatttttcaataaatcaaaaaatgggAGCAAGACCATACACCATAATAGGGACAAGACCAGTATCTTCTTCCAGGGTTGTTTTTAGACCAAGAAGTTTGCATTTGCAACAAATTCCCGTGTTGACATTGGACCACGGTTCTAAGCATAGGATCACTCTCATCCATACACAATCGACCAAGGTCAATTTTTTTCATAACAAAccctaagaaatgaaaaatgactaaatatgagcaagaatcactcaagaaatttaaaacaataaatttcacatgaacgaaaatttaaagagaaataaatgagaaataaaCCCTAGCTAACGAACCTCTTTCCAAcgattggagcgattaaggtgtTGATTTTTAGAGGTATAACGATTGGAGTGGTTGAAGTTATGGAGCTGTTtgcttttttgacaaaaaaatggagatgggtattaaatgggtgaagaagaagatgaagtagccgtTTGGgtgtaaaaatggagggagttcaAATTAATCTACATGGCATCTACGTGGCAGTCCAGTTGGCGCTCCAAAACACGTCACATGCTcttttttaaaggctataacgcgccaccgagcggtgtattcacgctcttgtccacatcagcaaaaaaggggcattttaatactgaaaaaaaaaatttcaggggggtaataggtccaacgcaaaggttaggtgtgtagttggcattttggtcaaacgttggggggtattttgactattatctccgTTATTATTAGGAAAAAACTAGACTTGCTTCAATAATATGGGATACTACAGCTTTTGTTATTCTTTTGTTTCTGTAAGCACTGTTATTTATCGAAACCACGaagataagatttttttttgcacaAAGGTATATTTACCATAACTTATGGCCTAACATAACAGTAGTGTCATTGCAACAGTGTACATATTTGGACCGAGTCCAGGGTACAAAGTCCAAGCCAAATCAATTTCCAACCTGATGAAGACCTAGAAACACCATTCAGCATATAAACAGTTTTCATTTCTTGTGTTCAACGTATTACACGAGAAATCACAAGAAAGACGAGCAAAAAGTAACATCCACACTTGCACAACCCAATGAAATGATACTTTCACTTCCAAAAAAAAGTAACTTTCGTTCCATGTAATGGATATCAGTATGTCTTCCCCGAAAAATACATTTAAGTCCTACACAAATTCAATAtgaacaagccacaatcaattACTCACATTCTCTTAAGCCTATACCTCTACCTTCTCAATTTCTGGTTTTGGTTCTTTTTCCTCCGACGCAACAGAGTCTGCATTGCCTTCTGCTCCTGACAAAACATCGTCATCCACAGCTGGAGGAATCTGGAACATCTCATCATTTTCCAAAGCTGTAAATTTCTCTTTTGATTCTCCTTTTAGCAGCTCAATAACTTCAAGCATCGTTGGTCTCTTTTCAGGTCGATTCTGAGCACAAACGAGTGCAACAAGAACCACTCTTTTCAATTCTTCCTCCACATAGTTTCCGTTCAATCTTGGGTCTGCAAGTTCACTGAACTTCCCTTCGCATGCAAGCGGTAGGGCCCAATCAGTGATCGTGCGTTTCACAGTTACATTGAGCTTCTCAATCGGTTTCTTGCCGCTAGCAAGCTCTAGCAAAAGAATACCAAAGCTGTAGACGTCACAGCTCTCGGATGCCTTCCCTAACATTGCATATTCTGGTGCAAGATAGCCTAGAGTGCCTTTTACTCTTGTGGTTACATGTGTGGCACCATCTGGGATGAATTTTGCAAATCCAAAATCAGCAACTTGGGCTTGGAAATCAGAATCGAGCAGTACATTGCTCGCTTTGATGTCTCTGTGGATGATATGTGGGGTCGCATGGTGGTGTAGATAGCTGTCATGCACATCAGAGTTAAACAAATGAAGAGGAAAGTAAGAAAGAAGGATCAAGGATGTTAAATACTTACGCAATTCCCTCAGCAGACCCAATTGCGACGTTCATTCGTCGCTTCCAATCAAGAAGGCTTTCGGCAGAATGCTGCCCGTGAAGATGAGAAAGTAAGCTTAAATTAGGCATGTAATCGTATACAATCAGACGTTCCTGGCCTTCAGCACAGTAACCACGTAAACTTAGCAGATTTTTGTGTCGTACTCGAGCCagaatttcaacttcaacaGCAAATTCCATCTCAGCTTTGTTGCTCCACACTTTTAGCCTTTTGACCGCTATCTGAAAATATGCATCCATCAAGAAAAACTATAGTGTCATGATCAGTAGGTGAAGTTCTATGACTCATTGTACACACACATCGTAGGGAAGAAATCAAACTTCAGAACACGTGATGTCTTTTCAATTTAAATATGTTTTGCCAGTCTCTCATACTCCTTTTTATTATAGTTCCTCAGGAAAATATGTTAGTTCAAGAAATGTATCTTTCAAAGACAAGCAAACACACGCACACAAATTGATATATAAGTCACGGCCACTGTCAACTTTCTTCTAAATGTGCCTATACCACTCTGTCCTCTCTTCCTTTTTCAGCAGAAGCTTGATTCAGTTTTGAGGTTACAACTTGCTGATAGATAGATATTAGCCTTAGAAGAATCTGACCAAAATCAGTACCAACAAGAAAACCAGTAAATCAGATAAGAGAAATAGTGAGATAGGAAAGAGGTGAAACAGTGATGGACTATTGTAGAGAAATCTAAAGAATCAATAGCATTAAAATGAGGAATATATGGCAAAGTAATATATTAATATCCCATTCAGAATTGCAATATATTTGTCAAACTACATCATAAAAGAATCAACtcctattttaaaattaaaaagagtaTCTTAACCTAACAAACTGGTCGAGTATAAGGTTTACGGAAGGGAGAATCAGGCAGTGAAGACAGTTATCCTGTAAATCTAAGTTTTAGGAATGATTAGTGCCAAATAACGGATTTAAAACCATAaagtaatttctttttaatgacaagggaacccgcaTCAGCTACCCTTAGGGTGCGCACTGGGTAAACCCCGCTGCAGTGTaacgcaaaccacacaggagaggtaaACTACACTAGGCTAACCTTGACTGATCCTCGGGCACCTACTAACCCCGACCCAGCTCAGCTATATGGTGAAAATTCAACTAATCTCGCCATTATTGGGATGCGAACGATGGTATCCCACGTTTCACATAAACAAAACGTACCTTTGGCTGAATTGGACATCTAGTTGCAAACAAATCCAGTTCGCACCAAACTATCAATCAACTAATCACTGCTCAATCCAAATTAATTGGATCCCAAAAAAGGATCTACATTTCAAAGACACACTTAGATGTATTTTATTATCTCTTTAAGCAACCTTGATACTGATTTCCCCTATCTGATGAGAGAAGGCCAGTGAATCAAACAAAGAAGAGAACCTTTCCCTTTTCGGTTgaagtgaaaaaggaaaaatgaagagatcCTTCATATAACTTTTCACACTGCAATGAAAGGTCAGCATATAGCTTACCTGCAGCCTCCAACCAAAATGTGGTGTGAATCCTAATGGAGGCTATGCTCGTGTACTCTTAAGCACCAATTATGGAACATAAAAAGATTCTGAGTTGGTTATAAGAGGAAAGATGCTCCTATGCACATAATTCTTTTAGTTTATATTTCTAAGTTACGAATATCGAACCCAGAAAAATCACCATAATGTGTAAAAATTGTAGATCAGACAATCTAGGAATGTCTCCGAACCTATTTAACCATGTCTGAATTTCTTTTCATTGTCCGAATACCAGACCTACTGCATGCATACCGTTTTTTAGAATTGCATTAGGTGATAGACAACAAATCTTTACATTTTCCTTTACTTGATGTATCGGTTAtgatttgaaaaatacaaaagtGGTTCAAATAAACATTAAAACAGAGAGGATGGATTGTAGAAaagaggaaaggaaaagaacaaACATTTTTGAAAAGAGGAATTTTTGACTACTAATGCCAATATGCCACTGCCGTTTGAAAATAAATTGTGAACTAACTCTGATATCCActttgatattgttgtgatctTAGTTGTGACTCAAGTAGCAACCATACATTTGAGAGAAGAATGGTAACATCATATGGTGTTTGCTGGTGACATCAAACAGTGTCCCTCCATAGTCATAGGTCCTTTATCTTATATCTAGTATTGTGAAGGGAGAGgggaaattattatttttattatccAGTTCTCCCTAGTCTCTTCTTCTGTCCATTTGGGAGGGGCTCAAAAGGCCATCAATAACCTTGAAGGAGCCCCATTCCAAAAAAGCTTGTTGCTGGATTTAACCTAAccatacaaaaattaaagaactttCCTATTGAAAAAACTGTTAAGTGTTTATGTAAACCTCCTTACGAAGTGTCTATATCAGAGACTTAAGCAAACTCTCAAAGAAAATCCGAATGATCTTCAAGATTCATCTATTTACCAGCTAGGGCCTGGAACCTATGATATCATTAACAGCCATAATTACTACCAAAAACTCACGACCAACTACCTTGAAAAGCTTCCTCTGAGATCCATAAATCCAAGTGAATGACCACGATCCAACTCTTTGTATGGGAAACTAACCGTGGTTTTAAATTAAAGCTATAGGAATAGACTCAAGTGTATCAATATTGTTCAAGCAACTCTACGTAATGTTTCATATAATTGCTCCAATCATTTAACAAGGAGAAAACATATAGTACTTGTTTTTTCCAAAATCAATAAGCAAGAAGGCATTCACTAtttatgacaagggaacccgcagccgctaacTTCGGGTACGCACATGGTAAACCCGCTCCTGTGCAATTgcccgcaaaccacacagaAGAGATAACCTGCACTCGGCAAGCCTAGTGCGACGAGCTAGGCAAATCCTCTGTTGTTGCAGGCAGGGGGTTCGGAActtgagacctccattatggaaaccccatgctcaaccaactgagccgcCCTTGCTGGTCTATTAGTCTATTATAGCAATTAATTACCTGAGATCCATCCCAGAGCTGGCCCCAATAAACACTTCCAAAACCACCTTCTCCAAGCTTGTTATCATAGTTAAAATTATTTGTAGCAGAGTGCAACTCCTTCAGAGAAAAAACCCTCCATGTTGGCTGCTTCTTCGCTTGCCCCTTTCTGTATTATTTCAAATCAAAAATCAATTCAGAAAAAAGGgcggaaagaaaaagaaagagattccTGCACTTCCATTAGCAGTATTTCCCAAATTAACACAACAAGAAGGCTACACAGCAAGAAATTATTCAAATAAAACTAGAGGCTCTCAGTTCAATATATCATTCCAACAAATGCAACAGTGTCTAATTAGAACATTCAAGTAGAAAACTTGTAAAAACAGCTTAACATAAAGCTTAATTAGAACAATACAGTGATAAAGGTAATAACTTTGAAGGAATTTAATAAACATACCGATCTGAACCCTTGACGCAGCAAAATATGGAGGAAAAAGCCATAGCTTTGAATTTTGAAACACCAACTCAACTTCCCTTTTCTTAACACAACTATAtatcaaatcaaattcaaaaaataagcgcgtcaatcaagaatcaatctttAAAACCCCAtagcacaaaagaagaaaaaccgTGAACTGCACTCAGCTATTACTTTATCTGACTATTTATGTGTTACGCTCTGTCTCTAACAactcaacaaaaaataaagctTGCCCATTTCTGTTAACTTCCTTCCAATAAAAGCAATTTCAAAACCGAAagattgtttaaaaaaaaaggatacaGAGAGAGACAGAGAAGGAGATTCCAAATGTGAATGCTTTTTTCCACTATTTTACTTTCTGTTGAAACTGAAaggggagagagaaagagaggagataTGGGCGAATGTCGTGCAAAAGGAAGATATGATGGCAGGGTTAAGTCACTGTTTTACCTTAGActatgttttttgttttgattggtTACTGCTTTTATTACATAGCGCTCTATATTTTCAAACCTGCTCTTAGCCTGGGCCCAAGGAAAGGGGCCTATTTGGCATTAACTACGCTTCCTTTTAGGCAGGCTACGACCTTATCATCGTACTTTCCCGCAGTGGCTTAGTTATGATAGAGTCTGGTAGTATTTGGACAAAAATATGAACTTCGAAAAATTGGGTCTAGGTTaagacttctttttttttttattttagagaaaaggattaaaaataccgctctattttgaaaaaagggCTACAAATATATTTCGAACTTATTTTAGGTTAAAAATACTTCTCccgtccttaaagttttcaaatatatctctAAGTTCggaagatatttttagcccttttttcaaagtagaggggtatttttaaccccttttccctttttttttttttttaattccccTATGATCACCTTTTTTAGAATTATTGCTTCCGAACC
Above is a window of Lycium ferocissimum isolate CSIRO_LF1 unplaced genomic scaffold, AGI_CSIRO_Lferr_CH_V1 ctg518, whole genome shotgun sequence DNA encoding:
- the LOC132044773 gene encoding PTI1-like tyrosine-protein kinase At3g15890, with the protein product MAFSSIFCCVKGSDRKGQAKKQPTWRVFSLKELHSATNNFNYDNKLGEGGFGSVYWGQLWDGSQIAVKRLKVWSNKAEMEFAVEVEILARVRHKNLLSLRGYCAEGQERLIVYDYMPNLSLLSHLHGQHSAESLLDWKRRMNVAIGSAEGIAYLHHHATPHIIHRDIKASNVLLDSDFQAQVADFGFAKFIPDGATHVTTRVKGTLGYLAPEYAMLGKASESCDVYSFGILLLELASGKKPIEKLNVTVKRTITDWALPLACEGKFSELADPRLNGNYVEEELKRVVLVALVCAQNRPEKRPTMLEVIELLKGESKEKFTALENDEMFQIPPAVDDDVLSGAEGNADSVASEEKEPKPEIEKVEV